From a single Anomaloglossus baeobatrachus isolate aAnoBae1 chromosome 4, aAnoBae1.hap1, whole genome shotgun sequence genomic region:
- the LOC142302734 gene encoding olfactory receptor 2G3-like, which produces MNTSFVEDFHLLAFSEYQNISYVLILSILLMYLLCMLGNLIIIAVVWVAPNLHTPMYFFLCNLSTLDMAYVSAILPKFLDFQITKKTRISFPGCFTQLFMSVACVDTEFLLLSSMAYDRYVAICVPLKYSIIMNKKACLVLSLTPWTIGALNSLLYVFLISHLCFCDSKDITHFFCDMKALLRIACSDIRHVNLVILSEGYTLGFIAFGMILISYVFIISAILKIKTSAKRLKIFSSCSSHLTVVVLFCGSSLSVYMNPDSKSSTELDLMLSLLYVAVVPALNPLVYSLRNKEVLDVLQLRRVISGHFLKSSKINFGHKT; this is translated from the coding sequence ATGAATACCTCCTTCGTTGAAGATTTTCACCTACTAGCATTCTCAGAATATCAGAATATCTCTTATGTCCTTATCCTTAGTATTTTATTGATGTATCTGCTATGTATGCTTGGAAATTTGATTATTATAGCTGTTGTATGGGTGGCACCAAATCTACACACTCCTATGTACTTTTTCTTGTGTAACCTGTCTACCTTGGACATGGCCTATGTATCTGCTATTTTGCCAAAGTTCCTTGACTTTCAGATCACTAAGAAGACTAGGATTTCCTTCCCAGGCTGTTTCACCCAACTATTCATGTCCGTGGCATGTGTTGATACAGAATTTTTATTGTTGTCGTCTATGGCCTATGATCGGTATGTGGCCATTTGTGTTCCTTTAAAATATTCCATCATTATGAATAAGAAAGCATGTCTTGTACTTTCCCTTACTCCATGGACAATCGGTGCCTTGAACTCATTGCTATATGTCTTCTTGATATCTCATCTATGCTTTTGTGATTCCAAAGATATCACCCACTTTTTCTGTGATATGAAAGCTCTTCTAAGAATCGCCTGCAGTGACATCAGACATGTGAACCTTGTGATATTATCTGAGGGATATACATTAGGTTTCATAGCATTTGGCATGATTTTGATTTCTTATGTTTTTATTATATCGGCTATCCTGAAGATCAAGACATCGGCTAAAAGACTGaagatcttctccagttgttcttctCATCTAACAGTTGTTGTGCTCTTTTGTGGTTCTTCTCTAAGTGTCTACATGAATCCTGACTCTAAAAGCTCCACAGAATTAGACCTGATGCTCTCCTTGTTGTATGTGGCGGTGGTACCAGCCCTAAATCCTCTAGTCTATAGTCTGAGGAACAAAGAAGTCTTAGATGTTTTACAACTACGTAGGGTAATTTCTGGGCATTTCTTAAAAAGTAGCAAAATTAACTTTGGTCACAAAAcataa